A single genomic interval of Lathyrus oleraceus cultivar Zhongwan6 chromosome 7, CAAS_Psat_ZW6_1.0, whole genome shotgun sequence harbors:
- the LOC127101872 gene encoding uncharacterized protein LOC127101872, giving the protein MGGSKASSTSEVGNGLPRCGCNETMKLLVSKSIENPGRKFWKCRNYMNGCGLFLWDDLVSEFAVKETNPSGCRQCEVNKAYLIEFAKEIVEEIDCRVGKLNKLEKLKKKIAMEKRKNLWLMFVIGLSWMLIAAMVKLV; this is encoded by the exons AGGCATCTTCCACGAGTGAAGTTGGAAACGGCTTACCAAGATGTGGATGCAATGAAACCATGAAGTTGTTGGTCTCCAAGTCAATTGAAAACCCCGGTCGCAAATTTTGGAAATGCAGGAATTATATG AATGGGTGCGGTTTATTTTTGTGGGATGATTTGGTCAGTGAGTTTGCAGTGAAAGAAACCAATCCGTCCGGATGCCGCCAATGTGAAGTCAACAAGGcttatttgattgaatttgcTAAAGAGATTGTTGAGGAGATAGATTGCAGAGTCGGAAAGCTTAACAAGTTAGAAAAACTGAAGAAAAAGATTGCAATGGAAAAGAGGAAAAATTTATGGTTAATGTTTGTAATTGGTCTGTCATGGATGTTGATAGCAGCTATGGTTAAGTTAGTCTAA
- the LOC127106398 gene encoding uncharacterized protein LOC127106398: MCEWIRKYLMNRLSTSASKLENWPHKVMPIPRRRLDNEVFNSGHWLPTWSIAETFQVTHSYNTHEFIVDIAKRSCSCNFWELVGIPCRHAVAALSYRKQNPDEFVDACYTREKFALCYGFSVSPINGQDMWPEVEMEPPLPPAYKNGPGRPKKIRIRESGEDGARKRRSGVAYKCTKCDNFGHNAMTCKATTQDPNALKRKRKPKKGHVPTATDMPTANDMPTASDMPAPTATDMTVPTNVPVPTDPQPPTDMPVPTIMSQTGSSVAASITKQSRKRVEKKPIIKRRQSERIKLSWFKRPITGEGISSDKPITLPENEDIPTSK; this comes from the exons ATGTGTGAGTGGATAAGAAAATATCTGATGAATAGGTTATCCACCTCTGCAAGTAAACTAGAAAATTGGCCACATAAGGTGATGCCAATACCTAGGAGAAGGTTAGATAATGAGGTGTTCAATAGTGGTCATTGGTTGCCAACATGGTCAATTGCTGAGACTTTTCAGGTTACACATAGTTACAACACACATGAATTTATTGTTGACATTGCTAAAAGGTCATGTAGTTGTAATTTTTGGGAATTAGTAGGAATTCCATGTAGGCATGCTGTAGCTGCTCTGAGTTATAGAAAGCAAAACCCTGATGAATTTGTTGATGCTTGTTACACAAGAGAAAAGTTTGCACTATGTTATGGATTTTCAGTAAGTCCAATCAATGGTCAAGATATGTGGCCAGAAGTTGAGATGGAACCACCTCTACCACCTGCATATAAAAATGGTCCTGGTAGACCTAAGAAGATTAGGATAAGAGAAAGTGGAGAGGATGGTGCAAGGAAGAGAAGATCTGGTGTTGCATATAAGTGCACCAAATGTGATAATTTTGGTCACAATGCTATGACTTGTAAGGCTACCACTCAGGATCCCAATGCACTTAAAAGAAAG AGAAAACCTAAAAAAGGACATGTGCCAACTGCAACTGATATGCCAACTGCAAATGATATGCCAACTGCATCTGATATGCCTGCCCCAACTGCAACTGATATGACTGTTCCAACAAATGTGCCTGTTCCAACTGATCCACAGCCTCCAACTGATATGCCTGTTCCAACTATTATGAGTCAAACAGGATCTAGTGTGGCTGCCTCAATCACAAAACAATCCAGAAAAAGGGTTGAAAAAAAACCTATCATCAAAAGAAGGCAAAGTGAGAGGATCAAGTTGAGTTGGTTTAAAAGACCCATAACAGGTGAAGGAATATCTAGTGACAAACCAATTACCCTACCAGAAAATGAAGACATACCCACTTCAAAATGA